The following coding sequences lie in one Polynucleobacter asymbioticus genomic window:
- the lpxB gene encoding lipid-A-disaccharide synthase, with product MILLLPPRAALFDRVNRVSKLACVAGEPSGDLLAAPVLSALKQIPDTSNLEVYGIGGPRMQAEGLRSDWPMETLSVRGYVEAIKQLPAILKLRKELIANLLGEGRPDVYLGIDAPDFNLGVELALRKAGIPTLHFVSPSIWAWRAGRITKIKQAVERMLCIFPFETEIYERAGIAATYVGHPLASEIPLEPNPAAAKQKIEKILNLSANTLDGIVVSVLPGSRGSEIELIAPVFFETIAELVKRVPGQALHFVIPVATPRLRDPLESLLKATLEKNSDLHIYLIDGEADIVLEAADVVLIASGTATLQAALWKKPMVISYKVPWLTAQIMKRQGYLPYVGLPNILCGEFVVPELLQDDATPSKLADALLAWLNNPSKVAQLKTRFAEMHETLRRPTGLLVAQAVAQTMSAAKNRITA from the coding sequence ATGATTTTATTGCTGCCTCCACGCGCGGCATTATTCGATAGAGTAAATCGAGTGTCCAAACTTGCTTGTGTTGCCGGGGAGCCCTCGGGTGACTTGCTGGCAGCGCCAGTATTAAGCGCATTAAAGCAGATCCCCGACACCTCCAATTTGGAGGTCTATGGAATTGGCGGTCCCCGTATGCAGGCCGAAGGTCTGCGCTCAGATTGGCCAATGGAGACACTCAGTGTTCGTGGTTATGTTGAGGCAATTAAACAATTGCCAGCTATTCTGAAACTCCGAAAAGAACTGATTGCCAACTTGCTCGGTGAAGGACGTCCCGATGTCTACTTAGGTATTGATGCTCCAGATTTCAATTTAGGGGTTGAGTTGGCTTTGCGCAAGGCGGGTATTCCAACCTTACATTTTGTTTCCCCATCGATTTGGGCTTGGCGAGCAGGGCGCATTACGAAGATCAAGCAAGCAGTAGAGCGCATGCTCTGCATCTTCCCCTTCGAAACTGAGATTTATGAACGTGCTGGCATTGCTGCTACTTACGTTGGACATCCGCTAGCAAGTGAGATTCCATTGGAGCCAAACCCGGCCGCCGCTAAGCAGAAAATTGAAAAAATCCTAAACCTGTCAGCCAACACATTGGATGGAATTGTGGTTTCTGTTCTGCCAGGTAGCCGCGGCTCTGAGATTGAACTCATCGCACCTGTCTTTTTTGAAACCATCGCAGAGCTTGTGAAGCGTGTGCCAGGACAGGCTCTACATTTTGTAATCCCAGTGGCAACACCACGCCTACGTGACCCCTTGGAATCTCTACTCAAAGCCACTCTAGAGAAGAACTCAGATCTTCATATCTATTTGATTGATGGTGAGGCTGACATAGTTCTCGAGGCTGCCGATGTTGTGCTCATTGCTAGTGGCACAGCAACATTACAGGCAGCGCTCTGGAAAAAGCCGATGGTTATTTCTTATAAGGTGCCTTGGCTAACAGCGCAGATCATGAAAAGACAGGGCTACTTACCTTATGTGGGTTTGCCGAACATTCTCTGTGGCGAGTTTGTCGTTCCTGAACTTCTACAGGACGATGCTACTCCGAGTAAGTTGGCCGATGCCTTGCTAGCCTGGTTAAACAATCCTAGTAAAGTCGCTCAACTAAAAACCCGTTTTGCGGAAATGCATGAGACCTTGCGTAGGCCGACCGGCCTATTAGTAGCGCAAGCTGTTGCGCAAACGATGAGTGCCGCTAAAAATCGGATTACTGCGTGA
- a CDS encoding OmpH family outer membrane protein, whose product MKLHQSSTWIQCGLIAVLSIIALPQAFAQDAGTRVAAVNVEKVFNESNMAKASQTKLQNEFMKRQNEIRSSAEKIKAAAEKLDRDSAVMSEAERLRRQRELADQDRELQRKQREYTEDLNQRNFEERAKIAEKANQALKQIADQRKIDVIIQDPAYANPKVDVTDDVIKALNSLK is encoded by the coding sequence ATGAAGCTTCATCAATCTTCTACATGGATTCAATGCGGTTTAATAGCCGTGTTATCAATAATTGCTTTACCGCAGGCATTTGCTCAAGATGCTGGAACACGAGTTGCAGCTGTAAACGTTGAAAAAGTATTCAACGAATCGAATATGGCTAAGGCAAGCCAGACTAAGTTGCAAAATGAATTTATGAAGCGTCAGAATGAAATTCGTAGTAGCGCTGAAAAAATTAAGGCTGCAGCTGAAAAGTTAGATCGTGACTCGGCGGTGATGTCCGAGGCAGAGCGTTTGCGTCGTCAACGTGAGTTAGCAGATCAAGATCGTGAATTGCAACGCAAGCAACGTGAGTACACAGAAGATCTCAATCAGCGTAACTTCGAAGAGCGAGCCAAGATTGCTGAAAAAGCCAATCAAGCCCTTAAGCAAATCGCTGACCAAAGAAAAATTGATGTCATTATTCAGGATCCAGCCTATGCCAATCCAAAGGTTGATGTTACTGATGATGTCATCAAGGCCTTGAACAGTCTCAAGTAA
- the ppsR gene encoding posphoenolpyruvate synthetase regulatory kinase/phosphorylase PpsR: MSTQTRIVFIVSDGTGITAENFSQSILAQFEATFKHIRVPFVDSPEKAHDAVSSINQAASKYGVQPIVFTTLVNPELNQIVSKANGLILDMFQTFVAPLEQALGVKSTHAMNRLHHNADTEAYKNRIEAINYSLAHDDGQSNRNLAEADVILVGISRVGKTPTSLYLAMQYGMKAANYPLIPEDFERGQLPKDLIPYRNKIFGLMIDAERLSEIRNERRPGSNYAKLENCRYEINEATAMMKKESIPWVATTSKSIEEIATTVLQSIKSDKTILG, encoded by the coding sequence ATGTCTACCCAAACCCGCATTGTTTTTATCGTTTCCGATGGCACCGGCATTACCGCAGAGAACTTCAGCCAGTCGATTTTGGCCCAATTTGAGGCCACTTTTAAGCATATTCGGGTGCCTTTTGTGGATAGCCCTGAAAAAGCCCATGATGCTGTTTCTAGCATCAATCAGGCAGCCTCTAAATATGGGGTGCAACCTATCGTTTTCACCACTTTGGTGAATCCCGAACTGAATCAGATTGTCAGCAAGGCTAATGGCTTGATTTTGGATATGTTTCAGACCTTCGTGGCACCTCTAGAGCAAGCCTTAGGGGTCAAATCGACTCATGCCATGAACCGCCTGCACCACAATGCCGATACCGAGGCCTATAAAAACCGTATTGAGGCGATTAACTACTCATTAGCCCATGATGACGGCCAGTCCAACCGTAACCTAGCGGAGGCAGATGTCATCCTAGTAGGCATATCTCGCGTCGGTAAAACGCCAACCAGCCTATACCTGGCAATGCAATATGGCATGAAGGCGGCCAACTACCCCCTCATTCCGGAAGATTTTGAGCGTGGGCAATTACCAAAAGATTTAATTCCTTATCGCAATAAGATTTTTGGCCTCATGATTGATGCTGAACGTTTGTCCGAGATTCGTAATGAGCGACGCCCTGGCAGTAACTATGCGAAGCTAGAAAACTGCCGCTACGAAATCAATGAAGCCACCGCGATGATGAAAAAGGAATCCATTCCTTGGGTGGCTACCACCAGTAAATCCATTGAAGAGATTGCTACTACCGTATTGCAATCGATTAAGTCGGATAAAACAATTTTAGGTTAA
- a CDS encoding LysR family transcriptional regulator has protein sequence MKPYINPARIDFVTLKLFCATAQSGSITKGAAECNLALSAASRRISELEDVIGNALLERSAKGVTLTQAGHAVMQHALRLYQGFEQFSEELGAYASGTKGHVRLWANMSALTEFLPATLASFLKVHSEIQVDLEEQLSGDIVKSLLDGISDIGVFAEGTPTAGLSTHIIGHDELVIVCSKSHPLKSRKQIAFEECLDYDIVGLNRGSSLLELTSRSAERLGKAMRLRIQVRSYDAMCQMIAANLGIGVLPLQACESQIKAMNLGYIKLSDPWAKRNLLLASKEGVALSPASTLLRKHLIEALVKK, from the coding sequence ATGAAGCCCTACATCAACCCCGCCAGAATCGACTTTGTCACCCTTAAGCTCTTTTGCGCCACTGCCCAGTCGGGAAGCATCACCAAAGGCGCAGCAGAATGCAATCTAGCGCTATCAGCTGCAAGCAGAAGAATTTCAGAACTGGAAGATGTGATTGGTAATGCACTCTTAGAGAGGAGTGCCAAGGGGGTCACGCTAACCCAAGCTGGTCACGCAGTAATGCAGCACGCTCTGCGTCTCTATCAAGGATTTGAACAATTTAGCGAAGAGTTAGGTGCATATGCAAGTGGCACCAAAGGGCATGTTCGACTTTGGGCAAATATGTCAGCCCTAACCGAGTTTCTGCCAGCTACATTAGCCAGCTTTTTAAAGGTACATTCTGAAATTCAAGTAGATCTTGAAGAGCAGCTTAGCGGGGATATTGTGAAGTCCTTGCTAGACGGTATTTCAGATATTGGTGTATTCGCTGAAGGCACCCCCACTGCTGGATTAAGTACCCATATCATTGGTCATGATGAATTAGTGATTGTTTGCAGTAAATCACACCCACTCAAAAGCAGAAAGCAAATTGCTTTTGAAGAATGTCTTGATTACGACATCGTAGGCTTAAATCGTGGAAGCTCTTTATTAGAGCTAACCTCAAGATCAGCTGAGCGTCTTGGCAAAGCAATGCGACTCAGAATTCAAGTTCGAAGTTATGACGCCATGTGTCAAATGATTGCCGCTAACTTAGGCATCGGAGTTTTACCGCTTCAGGCTTGTGAATCTCAAATCAAGGCAATGAATTTGGGGTACATCAAGCTAAGCGATCCTTGGGCAAAACGCAATTTATTACTAGCAAGTAAAGAAGGTGTCGCCCTGTCCCCAGCATCAACCCTCTTAAGAAAACATCTTATTGAGGCGCTCGTTAAAAAATAA
- the rnhB gene encoding ribonuclease HII, with protein MSVIWVCGVDEAGRGPLAGAVVAGAVVLDPENPITGLKDSKKLSAARREFLFEQIQLKAKAWGIGEASPAEIDEINILQATMLAMRRAIEDLTTRLGVWPDKALIDGNRCPELPISAEAIVKGDTKEPAISAASILAKVTRDRQMMALHELHPQYGFAQHMGYPTEAHFAALKEFGACDQHRRSFSPVRNVLSLHSR; from the coding sequence GTGAGCGTAATTTGGGTGTGTGGTGTTGATGAAGCAGGGCGTGGTCCATTAGCTGGAGCGGTGGTCGCTGGCGCAGTTGTTCTTGATCCTGAAAATCCTATTACTGGATTAAAAGATTCAAAGAAATTATCCGCAGCCAGGCGCGAGTTTTTATTTGAGCAAATTCAGCTCAAGGCAAAAGCTTGGGGTATCGGTGAAGCGAGTCCCGCTGAGATTGATGAGATCAATATTCTGCAAGCAACGATGTTGGCAATGCGCCGTGCCATTGAAGATCTCACTACGCGTTTGGGCGTATGGCCAGATAAAGCTTTGATTGATGGCAACCGCTGCCCTGAATTGCCGATATCGGCAGAAGCTATTGTGAAGGGCGACACAAAAGAGCCCGCTATCTCTGCAGCCTCCATCTTGGCGAAAGTGACACGTGATCGTCAAATGATGGCTTTGCATGAGCTCCATCCTCAGTATGGCTTTGCTCAACATATGGGATATCCAACAGAGGCGCATTTTGCTGCCTTAAAGGAATTTGGTGCCTGCGATCAACATCGTCGCAGCTTTTCACCTGTTCGCAATGTACTGTCACTGCATAGTCGATAA
- the fabZ gene encoding 3-hydroxyacyl-ACP dehydratase FabZ, with protein sequence MSKPIAIDINQILKLLPHRYPFLLVDRVLEIEPRQSITALKNVTMNEPFFQGHFPDFPVMPGVLIIEALAQTAALLTFSEVREENAIYYFAGIDGARFKKPVLPGDQLIMTAKLERERAGIYKFQVQATVDGELAAEANITCAVRTKGA encoded by the coding sequence ATGAGCAAACCCATCGCTATCGACATCAATCAAATTTTGAAGTTGTTACCACATCGCTACCCATTTTTATTGGTTGATCGGGTGTTGGAGATTGAACCTCGTCAAAGTATTACTGCCTTAAAGAATGTGACTATGAATGAGCCGTTCTTTCAGGGGCACTTCCCGGATTTTCCGGTAATGCCAGGCGTTTTAATTATTGAGGCACTTGCTCAAACTGCCGCACTTCTTACTTTTTCAGAAGTGCGCGAAGAGAATGCTATTTACTACTTTGCCGGTATTGATGGTGCTCGCTTTAAGAAACCAGTATTACCTGGCGACCAGTTGATCATGACGGCTAAATTAGAGCGTGAGCGTGCTGGTATCTATAAGTTTCAGGTTCAAGCCACTGTTGATGGAGAGCTTGCTGCTGAAGCTAATATCACTTGTGCTGTTCGTACGAAAGGTGCGTAA
- a CDS encoding TrmH family RNA methyltransferase: protein MKMEFISSKDNSLFKEIRQLQATGPKGQKARFACGQALLEGIHLVQTWVGNPALKTLITSELGLQNPEIAQAVYDHVEVCPETRVYQLDKGLWDLLSDLVNAPQIAGLLDLPQTALNPQKSVATIAGDVIILDRIQDAGNVGSILRTAAAAGFTQVIALTGCAHLWSSKVLRAGMGAHRLLDLYEGWSTQQVLSAVTSPLLAATADGELDLFNMPKVLIHPVAWVMGSEGQGVSEDLMAQAKGVSIPIDPRVESLNVSTAAAVCLFETVRVRRN, encoded by the coding sequence ATGAAAATGGAATTTATCAGCTCAAAAGACAATTCTCTGTTTAAAGAGATTCGTCAATTACAAGCTACCGGCCCTAAAGGTCAAAAGGCGAGGTTTGCTTGTGGTCAGGCATTGCTTGAAGGAATTCATTTAGTACAAACTTGGGTGGGTAATCCAGCACTCAAGACTTTAATTACCTCAGAGTTAGGCTTGCAAAATCCAGAGATTGCCCAGGCTGTCTATGACCATGTCGAAGTTTGTCCTGAGACTCGCGTTTATCAATTGGATAAAGGTTTATGGGATCTGCTTTCTGATTTGGTGAATGCTCCGCAGATTGCAGGCTTGCTAGATCTTCCTCAAACTGCATTAAATCCCCAAAAGTCGGTTGCGACGATTGCTGGTGATGTGATTATTTTGGATCGCATTCAAGACGCAGGCAATGTGGGTTCTATCTTGCGTACTGCCGCAGCAGCGGGCTTTACTCAAGTGATTGCTTTAACGGGTTGTGCTCATCTGTGGTCAAGCAAGGTATTGCGCGCCGGCATGGGCGCTCATCGCTTGCTAGATCTTTATGAAGGTTGGTCAACTCAGCAAGTCCTTAGCGCCGTAACCTCACCTTTACTGGCCGCTACTGCCGATGGCGAGCTCGATCTATTTAATATGCCCAAGGTATTGATTCATCCAGTTGCTTGGGTAATGGGAAGTGAAGGTCAGGGCGTTTCTGAAGACCTTATGGCTCAAGCCAAAGGCGTATCTATTCCGATTGATCCCAGAGTCGAATCGCTCAATGTATCTACAGCAGCGGCAGTTTGTTTATTTGAAACTGTGCGGGTCCGTAGGAACTAA
- the lpxD gene encoding UDP-3-O-(3-hydroxymyristoyl)glucosamine N-acyltransferase: MPTAIELAEQFQVSLVGDGSLALQGLAPLERAQSTQTSFLSNPLYRQQARDSAAGGLIVSQADLDFLQANPSANSAQRVYFVSKNPYATFARMAQHFAKASAPVYAPGIHPSAAIDSSVAIPASCHIGPFVQIGPGVKLGERVTLLGNTAVASNSTIGGDTLIYPNVSIYSETTIGERCIIHSGAVIGADGFGFAPDFSAAGGEWVKIPQTGAVVIGNDVEIGASTTIDRGAMSNTIIGNGTKIDNQVQIAHNVVVGSCCVIAGCAAISGSTKIGNFCIIGGAANFAGHLTIADRTTVSGNTSIIRSIIEPGQHYTGVYPSMLHGAWEKNAAILRGLDKIRQRLRLLDKSK; the protein is encoded by the coding sequence ATGCCCACCGCCATCGAGCTAGCCGAACAGTTTCAAGTAAGCTTGGTGGGGGATGGCTCCCTCGCGCTTCAGGGCCTTGCTCCTCTAGAGCGAGCGCAGTCCACCCAAACCTCCTTTCTTTCCAATCCCTTGTATCGCCAGCAGGCTAGAGATAGCGCTGCTGGTGGCTTGATTGTTAGCCAGGCGGATTTGGATTTTCTTCAGGCAAATCCAAGCGCAAACTCTGCGCAGCGCGTGTATTTTGTCTCTAAAAATCCATATGCAACTTTTGCCAGAATGGCGCAGCACTTTGCTAAAGCTTCAGCGCCTGTTTATGCGCCTGGAATTCACCCAAGTGCAGCCATTGATTCTTCAGTAGCTATTCCTGCATCCTGCCATATTGGTCCGTTTGTCCAAATTGGCCCTGGCGTGAAATTAGGGGAGCGGGTCACCTTATTGGGTAATACTGCAGTTGCTAGCAATTCCACTATCGGTGGTGACACTTTGATTTACCCAAATGTCTCTATTTATTCAGAAACTACTATTGGCGAGCGTTGCATTATTCATAGCGGCGCTGTGATTGGTGCAGATGGTTTTGGTTTTGCCCCTGATTTTTCTGCCGCGGGTGGTGAGTGGGTGAAGATCCCTCAAACGGGTGCCGTAGTGATTGGCAATGATGTTGAAATTGGGGCATCAACCACAATTGATCGTGGCGCTATGAGTAATACCATCATTGGTAATGGCACAAAGATTGATAACCAAGTACAAATTGCGCACAACGTAGTAGTGGGTAGCTGCTGTGTGATTGCTGGTTGTGCAGCGATCTCGGGTAGCACCAAGATTGGTAATTTCTGCATTATTGGCGGTGCAGCTAATTTTGCTGGACATCTCACTATTGCGGATCGAACAACGGTATCCGGTAATACCTCCATTATTCGTTCGATTATCGAGCCTGGTCAGCATTACACAGGCGTTTATCCATCAATGCTCCACGGTGCTTGGGAGAAAAACGCTGCGATTCTGCGCGGTCTCGATAAAATACGCCAACGCTTACGATTATTGGATAAGTCTAAATAA
- the ppsA gene encoding phosphoenolpyruvate synthase, with amino-acid sequence MSNQQQQSNDVANAYVLPFEQLRMTDVESVGGKNASLGEMISQLSSTGVRVPTGFATTSLAFRDFLEHNNLTERIQKRLENLNIDDVRALAEAGKEIRGWIETAPFQARLDEEIRAAFKKLDDSGKGSFAVRSSATAEDLPDASFAGQQETFLNVEGIDDVLKKIREVFASLYNDRAISYRVHKGFAHAEVALSAGIQRMVRSDLGAAGVMFTLDTESGFEDVVFITSSYGLGETVVQGAVNPDEFYVFKTTLAQDKKAIIRRSLGSKLIQMQFAPAGSAEKVMTVDVAPEKRNRFSLEDADITELAKYAVIIEKHYGRPMDIEWGKDGQDGRIYILQARPETVKSQAAGQVEMRYKLKGTSKVLAKGRAIGQKIGAGPVRVIRDPSEMDRVQPGDVLVADMTDPNWEPVMKRASAIVTNRGGRTCHAAIIARELGVPAVVGCGDATEHLQDGMMVTVSCAEGDEGHIYDGLIETEVTEVSRGVLPEIPVKITMNIGNPQLAFDFCQIPNAGVGLARLEFIINNYIGVHPRAVLEYPNIDPDLKRAVESVARGYASPRQFYEDKLVEGVATIAAAFYPKPVIVRLSDFKSNEYKKLIGGSRYEPDEENPMLGFRGASRYVSADFGEAFALECAAMKRVREEMGLDNVEIMVPFVRTIKQAERVIDMMAKFGLKRGVNGLRLIMMCEIPSNAILADQFLEHFDGFSIGSNDMTQLTLGLDRDSGMELLAIDFDERDPAVEFMIARSIEACRKQNKYVGICGQGPSDHPDFARWLVAKGITSISLNPDSVVATWEMLGKK; translated from the coding sequence ATGTCCAACCAACAGCAACAAAGTAACGATGTAGCAAATGCCTATGTTTTGCCTTTTGAGCAACTCCGAATGACTGACGTTGAGTCGGTCGGCGGTAAAAATGCCTCACTCGGTGAAATGATTTCTCAGTTGTCCTCCACGGGTGTGCGTGTGCCCACTGGATTTGCAACTACCTCATTGGCGTTTCGTGATTTCTTAGAGCACAACAATTTGACCGAGCGTATTCAGAAACGTTTGGAAAACCTCAATATTGATGATGTTCGTGCACTGGCTGAGGCTGGTAAAGAAATTCGTGGCTGGATTGAGACTGCACCGTTTCAAGCACGCCTTGATGAAGAAATCCGAGCAGCTTTTAAAAAATTAGATGACTCCGGTAAGGGTTCATTCGCGGTGCGATCTTCTGCGACTGCCGAAGACTTGCCTGATGCTTCATTTGCTGGACAACAAGAAACTTTCTTGAACGTCGAAGGTATTGATGATGTTTTGAAGAAGATTCGTGAAGTATTTGCTTCCCTGTACAACGATCGTGCGATTTCTTATCGCGTTCACAAGGGTTTTGCTCATGCTGAAGTAGCCTTATCTGCTGGTATCCAGCGCATGGTTCGCTCTGACCTCGGTGCTGCTGGCGTGATGTTTACTCTGGATACTGAATCTGGCTTTGAGGATGTCGTGTTTATTACCTCAAGCTATGGCTTGGGTGAGACAGTGGTGCAGGGCGCAGTGAACCCAGATGAGTTCTATGTGTTCAAAACCACTTTGGCTCAAGATAAAAAGGCGATCATTCGCCGCTCTTTAGGTTCCAAGTTAATTCAGATGCAATTCGCCCCAGCAGGTTCTGCTGAGAAGGTGATGACTGTGGATGTGGCTCCAGAGAAGCGCAATCGTTTTTCATTAGAAGATGCTGATATTACTGAATTAGCCAAATATGCCGTGATTATTGAAAAGCACTACGGTCGTCCAATGGATATCGAGTGGGGTAAAGATGGTCAAGATGGTCGCATTTACATCCTGCAAGCACGTCCAGAGACAGTAAAGAGTCAAGCAGCTGGCCAAGTAGAAATGCGCTACAAGCTCAAGGGTACGTCTAAGGTTCTTGCTAAGGGTCGTGCGATTGGTCAAAAGATTGGTGCAGGTCCAGTACGTGTGATTCGTGATCCAAGCGAAATGGATCGTGTACAGCCAGGCGACGTATTGGTTGCTGATATGACTGACCCTAACTGGGAGCCTGTGATGAAGCGCGCTTCCGCGATTGTGACTAACCGCGGTGGTCGTACTTGTCATGCAGCGATTATTGCTCGTGAGTTGGGCGTTCCTGCAGTTGTCGGTTGTGGTGACGCAACAGAGCATTTGCAAGACGGCATGATGGTGACAGTTTCTTGTGCAGAAGGCGATGAGGGCCATATTTATGATGGCTTGATTGAGACTGAAGTGACTGAAGTTTCTCGTGGTGTATTGCCAGAGATTCCAGTCAAGATCACCATGAATATCGGTAATCCTCAGTTGGCTTTTGATTTCTGCCAAATCCCCAATGCTGGTGTTGGCTTAGCTCGTCTCGAGTTCATCATCAATAACTACATTGGCGTACATCCACGCGCTGTTCTGGAGTACCCAAATATTGATCCTGATCTCAAGCGCGCTGTAGAAAGTGTTGCTCGCGGTTATGCAAGCCCACGTCAGTTCTACGAAGATAAATTAGTTGAGGGCGTAGCAACAATTGCTGCTGCTTTCTATCCAAAACCAGTCATCGTTCGCCTCTCTGACTTTAAGTCAAATGAGTACAAGAAACTCATCGGTGGTTCACGCTATGAGCCGGACGAAGAGAATCCAATGCTCGGTTTCCGTGGCGCATCCCGTTACGTATCAGCAGATTTCGGCGAAGCCTTTGCCTTAGAGTGCGCTGCAATGAAGCGTGTTCGCGAAGAGATGGGTCTGGATAACGTCGAGATCATGGTTCCCTTTGTCCGTACCATTAAGCAGGCTGAGCGCGTGATCGACATGATGGCGAAATTTGGTCTTAAGCGCGGCGTCAATGGCTTGCGTCTCATCATGATGTGCGAGATTCCTTCCAATGCAATCTTGGCTGACCAATTCCTCGAACATTTTGATGGATTCTCAATCGGTTCAAACGATATGACTCAGTTAACTCTGGGTCTTGATCGTGACTCCGGTATGGAATTGTTGGCAATTGACTTTGATGAGCGCGATCCTGCGGTTGAGTTCATGATTGCCCGCTCCATTGAGGCTTGCCGCAAACAAAACAAATACGTTGGTATTTGCGGTCAAGGCCCTTCAGACCACCCAGACTTTGCCCGTTGGTTGGTTGCTAAGGGCATCACTTCCATCTCCCTCAACCCAGATAGCGTAGTGGCTACTTGGGAAATGTTGGGTAAGAAATAA
- the lpxA gene encoding acyl-ACP--UDP-N-acetylglucosamine O-acyltransferase, translating into MTRIHASAVVDSKAEIASDVEIGPYSVIGPNVKIGAGSKIGSHTVIEGCTTIGKENTFAHFAAIGGPPQDMKYRGEPTQLIIGDRNTIREFTTIHTGTSQDEGITRIGDDNWIMAYVHIAHDCQIGNHTIFSSNAQIAGHVKVSDWAIMGGMSGVHQFARIGQHAMLGGASALVQDIPPFVIAAGDKASPHGINVEGLKRRGFSSETISALRQAYKVLYKDGLSFEEAKVEIQKMALASTSDAATAEKLTEFHDFIAASTRGIIR; encoded by the coding sequence ATGACTCGGATTCATGCATCCGCTGTAGTTGACAGTAAGGCTGAAATCGCTAGTGACGTAGAGATTGGCCCATATTCTGTTATTGGCCCAAACGTCAAAATTGGCGCTGGTAGCAAAATTGGCTCTCACACTGTGATCGAGGGTTGCACCACGATCGGGAAAGAAAATACGTTTGCTCACTTTGCTGCCATTGGTGGCCCTCCTCAGGATATGAAATACCGTGGCGAGCCTACCCAGTTGATTATTGGCGATCGCAATACGATTCGTGAGTTCACCACTATTCATACTGGTACGTCTCAGGATGAGGGCATCACCAGAATTGGTGATGACAACTGGATCATGGCTTATGTGCACATTGCGCATGATTGCCAAATCGGTAACCATACGATTTTCTCGAGTAATGCACAAATTGCTGGTCACGTGAAGGTGAGTGACTGGGCGATTATGGGTGGCATGTCTGGTGTGCATCAATTTGCCCGCATCGGTCAACATGCTATGTTGGGTGGCGCCTCTGCATTAGTGCAAGATATTCCGCCATTTGTGATTGCGGCTGGCGATAAGGCTTCTCCTCATGGTATTAACGTGGAAGGCTTAAAGCGTCGCGGTTTCTCAAGCGAAACGATTTCTGCATTACGTCAGGCGTACAAAGTTCTCTATAAAGACGGCTTGAGTTTCGAAGAGGCGAAGGTGGAGATTCAGAAGATGGCACTTGCTAGCACCTCAGATGCTGCTACTGCAGAAAAGCTGACCGAGTTCCATGATTTTATTGCTGCCTCCACGCGCGGCATTATTCGATAG